The genomic DNA TCGGCGGCGTTTCTGGTCGGTTCGCTTCTCGCATACCCGATATACCCCGTGTATTCAACGCTTGCTGCGGTATGTCTGGCAACCGTTGTAGAAGCGCTTGACCTGAAGGTCGATGACAACGTGTTGATCCCGGTAGTATGCGCGTTGGTGTACATGCTGTGACGGTTGAGTTCGCGGCAACCGTAAACGAAAAATGGGATAATTGTGACGTTTTATGAGAATAGGTTTTTAAACCGGAAACATAATATAACGAATTATGCAGACGGTTACTGTGCCAGATGATGCATTGTACAGACTGAAAAAGGGTCTGGATAAACTCGAATCCAGGCTGGATGTAAAGGTCCGTGTGACCGATAACCGTGTAGAGATAGAAGGGGATCCTGTGAAAGAGTATTTTGCCAAAGACGTTGTCAGAGCGTTGATCCTAGGGTTCAAACCGAACGATGCGATGAAACTCACAGAGGAAGGTTATACGTTGAAGGTGATCGACCTTAAGAAACTCGGGTTTTCAGAGTCCGCTATCAGACGACAGTTGGGTAGGGTGATCGGCGAACACGGTAAGGCTAAACTGATGATCGAGAAGAAGGGTGACGTAAGGTTGAGTATATCCGGACACACCGTTGCGATCATCGGGTTGTACGACGATGTCGAAATCGTTGCCGAAGCGATCCAACGGCTTATAACCGGTTCACCTCATAAGAATGTTTACAGGTTTATCGATGAAGCCGAGATCCATAAATCGTTGGTAGAATAGGTGTTTATCATGGGAGATGATGTGTTTAAAGAGTTTAAGGAACATTCGGTTGCAGAGTTCTTCAAGAAGAACAGACAGATGTTGGGGTTCTCAGGTAAGGTCAGGTCGCTGACTACGATCGTCCACGAGTTGGTGACCAACAGTCTCGACGGTGCCGAAGAGGCAGGTATACTTCCCGAGGTTAAAGTGGTGATCAATGAGATAGACAGGGATGAAGGTAGATATAGGGTG from Candidatus Micrarchaeota archaeon includes the following:
- a CDS encoding RNA-processing protein; its protein translation is MQTVTVPDDALYRLKKGLDKLESRLDVKVRVTDNRVEIEGDPVKEYFAKDVVRALILGFKPNDAMKLTEEGYTLKVIDLKKLGFSESAIRRQLGRVIGEHGKAKLMIEKKGDVRLSISGHTVAIIGLYDDVEIVAEAIQRLITGSPHKNVYRFIDEAEIHKSLVE